One region of Camelina sativa cultivar DH55 chromosome 6, Cs, whole genome shotgun sequence genomic DNA includes:
- the LOC104790324 gene encoding acyltransferase-like protein At3g26840, chloroplastic yields MAIAVLCSTLGLCSVSSSSNLLQQRTSSPKHRLTSVKSVTSTTPPSSRGVQRRRKNNDENGAMVEKVVENPYAKVEAARPDLRKSLSDFLEEARGFMGDGGGPPRWFSPLECGAHAPGSPLLLFIPDLVKLIEKIVKSEYHRFQNRPIYLVGESIGACLALDVAARNPNIDLSLILVNPGTKLSVSTHVNNFISQPLSEMLNALPDGIPKLLEDIFNVKQGDPLTGMLDALSNNFSGQQMGGVSGGMLRDILAVSTNLPVTTHVNNFISQPLSGMLNVLPDGIPTLLEDIFSVKQGDPLTGMLEALSTEFFSQPMGGVGGGMLRDILAVSTNLPTLGRMLPKDTLLWKLEMLKSAIASVNSHIYSVRAETLILLSGRDQWLLNEKDIDIYSRTLPKCIVRKLDENGQFPLLEDGVNLATIIKCTSFYRRGKSHDHITDYIMPTTYELKQQVDDDRLVVASTSPVMLSTLEDGTIVRSLEGLPSEGPVLYVGYLMLLGFDWVPRVTQIMKERNIHLRGLAHPMFFINPQDSIVDMKMFDKYKMMGGVPVSNFSIYKLLRVKAHVLLYPGGVREALHRKGEEYKLFWPERSEFVRVASKFGAKIVPFGVVGVDDICEIVLDSNDQRKIPILKDFMEMATNIAGNIREGDESELGNQDIYLPAILPKVPGRFYYYFGKPIETAGKEKELKDKEKAHELYLQVKSEVEQCVAYLKMKRESDPYRHLLPRMLYQATHGWSSEIPTFDL; encoded by the exons ATGGCAATCGCGGTACTTTGCTCGACCTTGGGTCTCTGTTCCGTCTCATCCTCATCAAACCTACTACAACAACGGACCTCATCCCCGAAGCATCGACTCACTTCGGTCAAATCAGTAACATCCACGACTCCTCCGTCTTCTAGGGGTGTTCAACGGAGGCGGAAGAATAATGATGAAAACGGAGCTATGGTGGAAAAGGTGGTGGAGAATCCGTATGCCAAAGTGGAGGCGGCCCGTCCTGATTTGAGGAAGAGCTTGTCCGATTTTTTGGAGGAAGCGAGAGGTTTCATGGGAGATGGAGGAGGTCCACCTCGTTGGTTTTCTCCGTTGGAGTGCGGTGCTCATGCTCCTGGCTCCCCTCTCCTCCTCTTTATCCCTG acttggtgaagctTATCGAGAAGATTGTTAAGTCAGAGTACCATCGGTTCCAAAACAGACCTATATACTTAGTTGGAGAATCTATTGGAGCATGTCTTGCTTTAGATGTTGCAGCCAGGAATCCCAATATTGATCTTTCTCTGATCTTGGTTAATCCAGGCACAAAGCTCTCTGTCT CCACACATGTTAACAACTTCATTTCGCAGCCTCTATCGGAAATGCTTAATGCTTTACCAGATGGTATTCCAAAACTATTGGAAGATATCTTCAATGTTAAGCAAG GCGATCCGCTGACTGGAATGTTAGACGCTTTGTCAAATAATTTTTCTGGCCAGCAAATGGGCGGAGTGAGTGGAGGGATGCTAAGAGATATCCTTGCTGTTTCAACTAATCTTCCTGTAA CCACACATGTCAACAACTTCATATCGCAACCTCTATCAGGAATGCTTAATGTTTTACCAGATGGTATTCCAACACTATTGGAAGATATCTTCAGTGTTAAGCAAG GCGATCCGCTGACTGGAATGTTAGAGGCTTTGTCAACTGAGTTTTTTAGCCAGCCAATGGGCGGAGTGGGTGGAGGGATGCTAAGAGATATCCTTGCTGTTTCAACTAATCTTCCT ACTCTTGGTAGGATGTTGCCTAAGGACACACTGCTTTGGAAGCTGGAAATGCTCAAGTCTGCTATTGCTTCTGTGAATTCTCACATATACTCAGTCAGAGCGGAAACACTCATACTTCTAAG TGGACGCGATCAATGGCTACTGAATGAGAAAGACATTGACATATACTCGCGCACGTTGCCAAAATGTATAGTCCGTAAGCTTGATGAAAATGGACAGTTTCCCCTTTTG GAGGATGGGGTAAATCTGGCTACGATCATTAAGTGTACTTCTTTTTATCGCCGTGGGAAGTCTCATGATCACATTACGGATTATATTATGCCTACCACATATGAGTTAAAACAACAAGTAGACGATGACCG ATTGGTAGTGGCTAGTACTTCCCCTGTAATGCTGTCGACTCTAGAAGACGGAACAATTGTAAGGAGCCTCGAAGGATTACCTTCAGAGGGACCTGTTCTGTACGTTGGCTATCTCATGTTATTAGGATTTGACTGGGTTCCAAGGGTAACTCAAAtcatgaaagagagaaacattCACCTGCGGGGTTTGGCACATCCCATGTTCTTTATAAATCCCCAAGACTCGATAGTCGACATGAAGATGTTTGACAAATACAAGATGATGGGTGGAGTTCCAGTCTCTAATTTCAGTATTTACAAACTACTGCGTGTAAAGGCTCATGTGCTTTTGTATCCTGGAGGTGTCCGTGAAGCCTTGCATAGAAAG GGTGAAGAATACAAGCTGTTTTGGCCAGAACGATCCGAGTTTGTGAGAGTTGCATCGAAGTTTGGAGCAAAAATCGTTCCTTTTGGTGTTGTTGGAGTAGACGACATCTGCGAA ATTGTACTGGATTCCAATGATCAAAGGAAAATCCCAATATTGAAGGATTTTATGGAAATGGCAACAAATATTGCTGGCAACATAAG GGAAGGCGACGAGAGCGAATTGGGAAACCAAGATATCTATTTACCAGCAATTCTACCTAAGGTTCCAGGGCGGTTCTACTATTACTTTGGCAAACCAATAGAAACAGCAG GTAAGGAGAAAGAGctgaaagacaaagaaaaggCACACGAGCTTTACTTGCAAGTCAAGTCTGAGGTCGAACAATGCGTCGcctatttaaaaatgaaaagagagagtGATCCTTACAGACACTTGTTGCCAAGGATGTTGTATCAAGCAACACATGGTTGGTCTTCTGAAATTCCTACCTTTgatctctaa